The sequence below is a genomic window from Phoenix dactylifera cultivar Barhee BC4 chromosome 8, palm_55x_up_171113_PBpolish2nd_filt_p, whole genome shotgun sequence.
aaatataatttttaaaaaatagatttatagaaaaaaattgtctgaaaaatatttttggcatgtttgattgATCATAAGAAAGTGATAGATTTTCAGATTTCTTATGTTTGATTGACCATCCATTTTTCtggaaaagttatatataatttctattatacccttaattaaaattagatctttaatgccttttaatgttgaaggatttttttggaaaaaaaaataaaaatgaaataatTTCCGGCTCACAGAAAAGTAATTTTGCCATATTTCTCGTGGGAAATACTTTTCCATAAAATGtaggaatcatattttcatagaaatacaacttttccatctttcttctttgaaaactccaactaaataagaggcactcattatttttctgttgaccacgccttcctctcttttttttccgcgaaccaaacaaggCATCTGTTTCTTCATATATGAACCCTAATAATTTTATATGATTGTGATGCATTTGGAGTTGATGAAACAttgaatgggcattcttttatttttatttttattttttttgaaagcaaTAAGGAGGAAGTAAAACACTTCCCCCAATttattacatcaaaaaaaaactgcacaaggacttttttttaaaaaaggaaatTATCCAGTGGAAATGTGGGGATTGGTGGATCTTTATCTGTTCATAAATAGAAGAACAAAATGGCACAAGATATACCAACCCAAgcgcaaaaattaaaaaataattaaaaaaaagaccaAGTCATTATATCTTTCCAGGGGAAATTGGAATAAAAAATTCTCGACTCAGCAAAGTAGGCTCGATCTAATCTCTTTAAGATGCAACCATGGTGAGGTATATTCTTAAGTGGTCCAAATTAAAGTATCTTAACGAGGGTAGGTCAAGAGTCCAGTCATGACATTAGTTATGACATAAGTTTATGATGCTATTGACTTCAGCCCCGTGTAGTTTGATAAAAACgagatatgaaattttctttaaGAGGGTGTGTTAAGGGTCTTGGTGACGTGAGAAGGGAGCAATTTGAGTTGAAGATAAGTTTTTTTAAGGGTAAAAGTAATTCAGGAATTCTGGTGTATAAGAATGCTGGAAGTGGAAAAGCTAGGATTTATGCGGATATTCCTGAGTTGTGCTTCATATGTTATTAAATTCAGACACCAACCTTCATCTAGAAATAAATTCAGACACCAACCTTCATCTAGAAAACTTTTGATAATGTTTGTGACGTTCAAGCCTGTTCAACCTTTAATTCTTGGCTGTGGAAGCAACTATTCTATAATCCTTATAGAAAGACGTGAGGAGTCCACCATTCCTACATGGATCCCATTGCTACTACGATCTCCCGTAAGGAGGAAAAATTTATGACATGAACGAGGCCCAGTGCTGAAATTGACTGGAAATTGGAATATTTAATTAGTTAAGGCTCTGGAACCATTGCAAGAATGCATCCTCCCCTATCTTAAAGGGAAGTTCTAGCTTAACCAAATACAGTTTCGGTGCTGCCATTCAACTTTTCTCTCATGTCAGAATTTTCTAATAAGTTATGAAGAAGCACTCTCTGGATCTCATAACTCATAAGCTCGATCTTTGAACTTGTTGGTTTTTTGCTCAGGCTATTGAATTACAAGTCAAGCAACTTGAAAGCCTTATGATTTATTGCTATGCTTGGCGTGGTTGATGCGGCTAAAGAACAATCTACCTCAATGAAGTGTTACTTTTCGCTGATATATCGTGCTAGTGCCATTTATGGACCAATTTCATATCAAGAAATCTAGGTTTTGTTGGAGAATTTGTTACGTAGAATTTCATCGCatcttattttgttattttagtTGTTTATTTCATGACCTCTTGATTGAGAAGTCACAAGGCAAGCTGTAGAAAAGGGGTTCTCCTGCATTCTTTCATCTAAGTAAACTGAACAGGTAGTGAACTTCTGAGATCTGGCCCTGTTTCTTAATCCACATGGTTATAACTTGCATTATTGCTGTAATTATAACATGGAAAGCATGACAGACCTCGCTGTCATCACCTTTTCATTCAGCTTCTTCCTAAGTTTGGATTTCTTGGTGTAATAAGTTTTAATTGCGAAACAACTTGAAACAAGATTTGCATCTTTTCATGAACCTCGGTAGTCTTGATAGCTTTAAAGAGTCAATGGAAAATATATTTGATTCAAGCAAATCTTAGGAAGAAAATATAGTTTTAATTGTTACAGAAGAGTCATTTGCACATCAGTGTTCATCCAAATAGAAACTTAATTAGGTCTATCTTACAACAATTTACAGAACAGTCATTTGTACATCAGTGTTCATCGAAATAGAAACTTAATTAGGTCCATCTTTTTGACTTTGTGAGTCAGTCCACGGATTTCAGGTCTTCTCCTTCAATTTTTTTACTGAAAATTCGGTTGAGCAATGCAGCTAATCTCACACCACCTTGTGCTATTCTCTTTTCCACCACAGGAAGCCGAGAAAAGAAATAATCATCTGCAACACATACATTAGTAACATTGAGAACTAATCAACATGCAATACTGATTCAAATTGAAACACAATTATCTACCTTCTAAAGTGGAACCTTCATCAACCTCcttgtatgcataatcacaggCAAGGCGAATGCTTTCAGAGGCATACCTGAAAGAAATTTTCTCTTTAGTCTCCAAACAATATCAAAGAGCAGCTAATTTGGCCTGATTTGCTTTCAAATGCTAAGGAGAAATATTCTCATACAACAATATGGCTTAGAAAGAAAGATTACTCAATCTTAAATCTTACTTGTCTGCACAAGTGACCGAATCTCCATGACAGGCCTTCCACTGGCTAACTTCATCTGACCATCCATCCTAATTAAAATAGAGAAAGATAAATAATCATTCTGAAAAAAATCACTTTTATAAGGTCTTAAAGGAGTATATGTGCAGAGGATAGAGTCTTGCACCATTTTTCACTTGAACTAGTAAATGAGGCTTCAACAATGTCAAGCTTACATTACATGCATGGAATAATTACATGGCTGGTCTGCTTTGTAAAGTAACGATGGATGTATCTTAACTTTCTCTTGGAAGGCAATATAcctaatttctttttttctttagggTAGACTCGGCATTGGCCTTCACTCTTCCGGATTACATACATATCATGGCCAATTCGTCCATATTTAACTATGAGAAAGTTGAGTTTTCTTCAATACTATTTGCAAATGTTATTAATCCAATAATAGTCTCGACATTATTTGCATTTATCTAACAAAGCAGAATGAGATTAATCAATTCTAACGCTTGCAGCAATTAACGGGCGAGCTGGCGAAAGCAAGAAACTTACAGTAATGTTCTTCTGAATGGATTCTATCATGACAACAAGATCCCTCTCGTAGAAGTCACGCATGGCGGTCTCTATCATATCCACATCCCACACCTTTAAataaaacaacgttcatgtcaATTTTTTATCAAGACAATAAACTAGAGAACTTGTTAGTACCGATGTTGTAGGAGAGTCACTTTACATGGTGAAGGTTGCTCTTCCTTCGATACCAACGGACAATTATAGTATTACCACCTTCATCGTCCTCGAAAGATACATGCATAGGTTGGTGTACATCTCCCATGAAGTGGGCAAGGAACATGATGCTCTCAGTCAAGTTATCTAGTTCGCGTGCAAAAATCACAAAAGACTGTAATTAGTAGATAAAGTCTCGGAGACACAAAAATCTGGGACCAAAATGGTGTTCTTACATCCGTTTGATGAATC
It includes:
- the LOC103712891 gene encoding endonuclease 2-like — its product is MEGGMSWLFFLHVFLLSMMAKAPCTDAWGKQGHYMVCKIAEQYLTKRASDAVLDLLPPAAEGELASVCSWADQVRFRYRWASPLHYANTPGVCNFKYSRDCHNSKDELNMCVVGAINNYTTQLLSYGDSSNGYNLTESIMFLAHFMGDVHQPMHVSFEDDEGGNTIIVRWYRRKSNLHHVWDVDMIETAMRDFYERDLVVMIESIQKNITDGWSDEVSQWKACHGDSVTCADKYASESIRLACDYAYKEVDEGSTLEDDYFFSRLPVVEKRIAQGGVRLAALLNRIFSKKIEGEDLKSVD